The Saccharothrix variisporea genome has a segment encoding these proteins:
- a CDS encoding pyrimidine reductase family protein produces the protein MLWPPPAAETTTTELTDEELERLYDYPPDLDRPWVQVNFISSLDGAVTVSGKSGGLGNPADKKVFALGRDLADVVLVGAGTALVEGYQGVRAGEVRRERRARLGLAEVPPIAVVTANCSITPTSPLVVNTSVPPILITTAAAPAERRKALAEAGADVVVAGEETVDLTRALKALDDRGLRRVDCEGGPRLFGELIAADLVDTLCITFAPLLAAGDAGRIATGPLPDAPRDLRLASILRHESALLLRYHRK, from the coding sequence ATGTTGTGGCCGCCACCCGCCGCTGAGACCACCACCACAGAGCTGACCGACGAGGAGCTGGAACGGCTCTACGACTACCCACCGGACCTCGACCGGCCGTGGGTGCAGGTCAACTTCATCTCCAGCCTCGACGGCGCGGTGACGGTGTCCGGCAAGTCCGGCGGGCTGGGCAACCCGGCGGACAAGAAGGTCTTCGCCCTGGGCCGCGACCTGGCGGACGTGGTGCTGGTCGGCGCGGGCACCGCGTTGGTCGAGGGTTACCAGGGGGTCAGGGCGGGCGAGGTGCGGCGCGAGCGGCGGGCCCGGCTGGGGCTGGCGGAGGTGCCGCCGATCGCCGTGGTGACCGCCAACTGCTCGATCACCCCCACGTCCCCGCTGGTCGTGAACACGTCCGTGCCGCCGATCCTGATCACCACGGCGGCGGCTCCGGCAGAGCGGCGCAAGGCGCTGGCCGAGGCGGGCGCGGACGTCGTGGTCGCGGGCGAGGAGACGGTGGACCTGACCCGGGCCCTCAAGGCGCTGGACGACCGGGGACTGCGGCGGGTGGACTGCGAGGGCGGGCCGCGCCTGTTCGGCGAGCTGATCGCGGCGGACCTGGTGGACACGCTGTGCATCACCTTCGCGCCGCTGCTGGCCGCCGGCGACGCGGGCCGCATCGCCACCGGTCCGCTGCCCGACGCACCTCGTGACCTGCGGCTGGCGTCGATCCTGCGGCACGAGAGCGCGCTGCTCCTGCGCTACCACCGGAAGTGA
- the zapE gene encoding cell division protein ZapE — protein sequence MSAPRLSDREPHVDADELVGAMVPPPRFDSVRFATYLPNPDEPSQAAAVEACRAFAERVSQGGGKGWFGSLFRRSAEEGKPGLYLDGGFGVGKTHLLASLWHAVPGPKAYGTFVEVTNLVGALGFTETVARLSGHKLLAIDEFELDDPGDTMLVTRLIKELTAAGVAVAATSNTLPDKLGEGRFAAADFLREIQALSAKFSVVRVDGPDYRHRGLPDAPDPMSDEELVAKAESTPGATLDDFGALCARLARIHPSRYGRLLDGVSAVFLRGVHPAPDQAVALRLVAFGDRLYDRDIPVAVSGEPLSELFTEEMLRGGYRKKYLRAVSRLVALSR from the coding sequence ATGTCTGCCCCGCGCCTGTCCGACCGCGAGCCCCACGTCGACGCGGACGAACTGGTCGGGGCGATGGTCCCGCCGCCCCGCTTCGACTCCGTCCGCTTCGCCACCTACCTGCCCAACCCCGACGAGCCCAGCCAGGCCGCCGCGGTGGAGGCGTGCCGCGCGTTCGCCGAGCGGGTGTCGCAGGGCGGCGGCAAGGGCTGGTTCGGCTCGCTGTTCCGGCGGTCCGCGGAGGAGGGCAAGCCCGGCCTGTACCTGGACGGCGGGTTCGGCGTCGGCAAGACCCACCTGCTGGCCTCGCTGTGGCACGCCGTGCCCGGCCCGAAGGCCTACGGGACGTTCGTCGAGGTCACCAACCTGGTCGGCGCGCTCGGGTTCACCGAGACCGTGGCCCGGCTGTCCGGGCACAAGCTGCTCGCCATCGACGAGTTCGAGCTGGACGACCCCGGCGACACCATGCTGGTCACCCGGCTGATCAAGGAGCTGACGGCGGCGGGCGTGGCGGTCGCGGCGACCTCCAACACGCTGCCGGACAAGCTGGGCGAGGGCCGGTTCGCGGCGGCGGACTTCCTGCGCGAGATCCAGGCCCTGTCGGCGAAGTTCTCCGTGGTGCGCGTCGACGGCCCGGACTACCGGCACCGCGGCCTGCCCGACGCGCCCGACCCGATGTCGGACGAGGAGCTGGTCGCCAAGGCCGAGAGCACGCCCGGCGCGACCCTGGACGACTTCGGCGCGCTGTGCGCCCGGCTCGCCCGCATCCACCCGTCCCGGTACGGGCGGCTGCTGGACGGGGTGTCGGCCGTGTTCCTGCGCGGGGTGCACCCGGCGCCGGACCAGGCGGTGGCGCTGCGGCTGGTGGCCTTCGGCGACCGGCTCTACGACCGGGACATCCCCGTCGCGGTGTCCGGCGAGCCGCTGTCGGAGCTGTTCACCGAGGAGATGCTGCGCGGCGGATACCGCAAGAAGTACCTCCGCGCGGTGTCCCGCCTGGTAGCCCTTTCGCGCTAG
- a CDS encoding Asp23/Gls24 family envelope stress response protein, whose amino-acid sequence MAAHNTGTQSTAAKPDGVPARLADDTAQGKTTIASSVVQKVAGIAAREISGVYALGGGVQRAFGALIERIPGAGTATTTGVTVEVGEKQAAIDLDIVVEYGAGIVDLARAVRRNVITNVERITGLEVIEVNIAVNDIHLPDENGDGEQATSRVE is encoded by the coding sequence ATGGCTGCCCACAACACGGGTACGCAGAGCACGGCCGCGAAACCGGACGGCGTACCCGCCCGCCTCGCCGACGACACCGCACAGGGCAAGACCACCATCGCCTCCTCGGTGGTGCAGAAGGTCGCCGGCATCGCCGCTCGGGAGATCTCCGGCGTGTACGCGCTGGGCGGCGGCGTGCAACGGGCGTTCGGGGCGTTGATCGAGCGCATCCCGGGCGCGGGCACGGCGACCACGACCGGCGTCACCGTGGAGGTCGGCGAGAAGCAGGCCGCGATCGACCTGGACATCGTGGTCGAGTACGGGGCCGGGATCGTGGACCTCGCGCGGGCGGTGCGGCGGAACGTGATCACCAACGTCGAGCGGATCACCGGGTTGGAGGTCATCGAGGTCAACATCGCGGTGAACGACATCCACCTGCCCGACGAGAACGGTGACGGCGAGCAGGCCACCTCCCGGGTCGAGTGA
- a CDS encoding DUF3040 domain-containing protein has protein sequence MSDAERRTLREIEHRLSADAPDLAGVLASGRPRRMTCAHVLAAVFAALGVLLMVLSALGPSLASFGCASLALLMRGYTWR, from the coding sequence ATGAGCGATGCGGAACGCCGGACTCTGCGCGAGATCGAGCACAGACTGTCCGCGGACGCCCCCGACCTGGCCGGCGTGCTGGCCTCCGGTCGTCCGCGCCGCATGACCTGTGCCCACGTGCTGGCCGCGGTCTTCGCGGCCCTGGGGGTGTTGCTGATGGTGCTGTCGGCGCTGGGTCCTTCGCTCGCGTCGTTCGGCTGCGCGTCCCTGGCCCTGCTGATGCGCGGCTACACCTGGCGGTAG